The Legionella adelaidensis genomic interval ATGGACACGAAAAAATATTGCCTCAATGAAAGAGCAGTTCCTTAAATTAGGGAATGCTTATGATTGGAGGCGAGAAATTGCTACTTGCGAACCTGATTACTACCGCTGGGAACAATGGTTTTTTATTAAACTATTTGAAAAAGGTCTGGTTTACAAGAAAAATGCCATCGTCAACTGGGATCCAGTAGATAAAACCGTGTTGGCTAATGAACAGGTAGTAGATGGTCGTGGCTGGCGTTCTGGTGCTTTAGTAGAGCATAAAGAAATCTCGCAATGGTTTATCAAGATTACTGCTTACGCTGATGAACTACTGGACGGGCTTGAAGAACTTACCGATTGGCCGTTGCAAGTAAAACAAATGCAGCGTAATTGGATTGGGCGCTCGGAAGGAACTGAAATCCTATTTAAAGTAAAAGATTTACCAAAAAGATTAAAAATTTACACCACTAGACCTGATACTTTGATGGGAGCTACCTACTTAGCTATAGCTCCAGATCATCCACTCGCTAAGCAAGCAGGTACTCAAAGCGCCGAAGTACAAGCCTTCCTGGATGGTTGTCAAGGGGTTCGCATGGCTGAAGCTGAGCTTGCTACAATGGAAAAGAAAGGTATTAATAGTGGTTTTGTAGCAATTCACCCAATCTCTGGAAATGAAATCCCCGTATGGATTGCTAATTTTGTTTTAATGCAATATGGCTCGGGGGCAGTAATGTCGGTTCCTGCGCATGATCAAAGGGATTGGGAATTTGCTCAAAAATATCAATTACCTTTAAAAGAAGTGATTAAAGGCGAAAATCAACACGACTATAAAAAAGAAGCCTATACCGGGGAAGGCAGTCTTATAAATTCCTTGCAGTTTGATAACTTATCTTCAGAAGAAGCTAAAAAAGCAATCACTCTTTATTTAGAAGAACAAGATGCAGGTAAAGCTACAGTAAATTATCGCTTGCGAGATTGGGGAATCTCAAGACAACGTTATTGGGGTACCCCCATTCCTATGATTATTTGCGAAGAGTGCGGTATAGTCCCTGTTCCAGAAAACGACTTACCCGTCATTCTACCTGAAAACGTTGATTTTACTGGCAATGGTTCGCCTTTAGCCCACTGTGCAGAATTTTTGCATGTACAGTGCCCTAAATGTCAACAAGACGCTATAAGGGAAACAGACACGTTTGACACTTTCGTAGAATCCTCCTGGTATTACGCGCGTTTCGCATGTAAAGGCCAGGATAATGCCATGCTCGATGACCGCGCCAAATACTGGACGCCTGTAGATCAATATATTGGTGGCATTGAGCATGCAGTTATGCATCTTTTATATGCCCGTTTTTTCCATAAATTAATGCGCGATGAAGGTTTGCTCAACTCCGATGAGCCTTTTAAAGCGTTATTAACGCAAGGTATGGTTTTAAAGAATGGCCACAAGATGTCCAAATCTTTGGGCAATATTGTTGATCCTAACCATTTAATAGAAACCTATGGAGCGGACACGGCGCGCTTATTTGTCATGTTTGCGTCTCCTCCCGAACAATCACTTGAGTGGTCGGATAGCGGCGTTGAAGGCGCACACCGTTTCTTAAAGCGTTTATGGGCATTTTGTTATCAGCATCGCACGAATTGTTGTGAAATTAACGAGCTTATGGGTGAAAATGCCCATGTAAATTGGCAAGTTTGCGAACCGCGACTTAGAAAAGCGCGTTTTAATGTTTATCAAATAGTGGCCCAAGCCAATCATGATTATGAGCGTCAGCAGTTTAATACAGTGGTTTCGGGATGTATGAAGCTATTTAACGAAATTTCGAGCTATACCCTTGCCACAGAAGAAGATAAATGTTTTATTCATAATTCTATTAGCATTTTACTTCGTCTATTAGCGCCTATAACACCTCATATTTGTCATCATCTTTGGCAACAACTTGGCTTTTCCAAAGTAATTATTGACGCCCCTTGGCCAAAAGTGGATAAAAGCGCTTTGAAAACGGATGAAGTAGAGTTTGTAGTGCAAGTTAACGGCAAACTGCGCGCGCAGTTTACTGCCAGTACCACAAGTTCCGAAGAGGATTTAATTATTCTTGCCAAGGAAAATGTCGGCTCGTTTATTGAAGGCAAAAAAATTCTTAAATCCATTGTGGTACCCCATAGGCAATTAATTAACTTAGTTGTTAACTAATGAAAATTTTATCTCGCTCTCTCGTTATTTTTTTGCTAATCCTCATGACCGCGTGTGGGTATCACTTACGCGGATTTTTTGATATGCCCGCTTGGCTCAACGACGTTGGTATTGTTCTTGAGAAGGGGCATAGAGATTTACCCAATCTGCTACAACAACAATTGGAAGCTTATAAAGTTAATGTCGTTCCTCTTTCCGAAGCAAGATATATTTTAATTATTAAAAATGATCAATATCGCCAAGAGATTATGAGCGTTAGTTCAACAACCACCCCCAGACAGTATCAGGTGTTTTACTCCGTACACTTCGTATTGCAAGAAGCTAAAGGTAAAATGTTAATCCCTGCAGGTATTGTAGAGATCACCCGACAGATTACTATTAATAGTGACCGCATCTTAGGATCGGACGAGGAAGAGACTTTGATAAAGAAAGAAATGCGGGAAGATGCCGTCCTACAAATAATTAATCGTTTAAGCAAATTAGAGCCAAATTAAAACAAGGATGAGATATGAAATATATTTTCTTTATAGTTGCCAGCCTATTCGCTTCTTTAGGATTCGCAGCACCTTCTGTTGGGCAATGGGAGTGTATGGCTTTTGATTCTCGGGAAAAAAGCTATGAAGCTACAGGTGAAACTTTACATCAAGCAATGCAAGCAGCTCAATCGCTTTGTAATCGCTCAACGAAAGAGAAATGCCGAGTGGCGCAAAATTTCTGTATGGAAGGTCCGGCAACACCGCAAGACGTTCGTTGTGTAGTAACCGACAATTATGGACGCTCCTTTACTGGTTCGGGGAATAATGCTTGTAAAAAAGCATTGGCTACCTGTAATAACTGGGTGTTCCATGAAGGAGATGACATAACCGGCAATACCTGTACTGTTTCTCATCGTGATCAATAATGCTCATCAAACAACAAGGCTTATCTCATCAACTTGGCCATGCTCATTATGCTATTTATGTGCTCATTGGACAGGAGCCCTATCTTCTTGAAATATCTGCTCAACAAATTAAAAATAGCTGGCGCGAAAAACATCCTTGCGATCAAAAAATTATTGATATTACCAATGCCGCAGACTGGTCACAGCTTTTAGAAGAAGCAAACAGCTATTCATTATTTGCAGAGTATGTTTTGCTAGATGTCCGTTATGAGAAAAAAAACTTCGAAGAAGCTGGAAAAAAAGCCCTGAACAACTACCTTGAGCATATAAACTCGCGTTCGCTTATTTTATTAAGAGCTGCCAATTTACCTGCAAAGCAACTTCAATGGCTGAGCAACCACAAAGATGTTTTAATTGTACAGTCTTCAGCGCTTACACCGACTGCCTTGGGGGCATGGGTAACACAAAAACTAAAAGAAGCTTCTATTTCCTTTGAACCTGGAGTTGCTGAGTTAATACATCGATATGCCCAGGGTAACATGTTAGCTTGCGCACAGACCGTTGATAAATTAAGACTCATGAATACAAAAGAAGTATTAACTGTAAAGTCTCTACAAGAGCACCTTATTGATCAATGCGAATTCCAAACCTATGAACTTACAGAGGCCTGCTTGCAAGGGAATTATGCTCAAGCCATACATATTTTACGTTGGGCCTCTAAAAATAAAACGGAGCCTACTTTACTTTTATGGCTGTTAACCCAAGAGATTCGGGTATTAATTGAGTTGCACTC includes:
- the lptE gene encoding LPS assembly lipoprotein LptE, giving the protein MKILSRSLVIFLLILMTACGYHLRGFFDMPAWLNDVGIVLEKGHRDLPNLLQQQLEAYKVNVVPLSEARYILIIKNDQYRQEIMSVSSTTTPRQYQVFYSVHFVLQEAKGKMLIPAGIVEITRQITINSDRILGSDEEETLIKKEMREDAVLQIINRLSKLEPN
- the leuS gene encoding leucine--tRNA ligase, producing the protein MDNSYKPQEIEEQAQQFWHKKQSFNVTEDLNKEKFYCLSMFPYPSGSLHMGHVRNYTLGDVIARYQRALGKNVLQPIGWDAFGLPAENAAIKHGIHPAEWTRKNIASMKEQFLKLGNAYDWRREIATCEPDYYRWEQWFFIKLFEKGLVYKKNAIVNWDPVDKTVLANEQVVDGRGWRSGALVEHKEISQWFIKITAYADELLDGLEELTDWPLQVKQMQRNWIGRSEGTEILFKVKDLPKRLKIYTTRPDTLMGATYLAIAPDHPLAKQAGTQSAEVQAFLDGCQGVRMAEAELATMEKKGINSGFVAIHPISGNEIPVWIANFVLMQYGSGAVMSVPAHDQRDWEFAQKYQLPLKEVIKGENQHDYKKEAYTGEGSLINSLQFDNLSSEEAKKAITLYLEEQDAGKATVNYRLRDWGISRQRYWGTPIPMIICEECGIVPVPENDLPVILPENVDFTGNGSPLAHCAEFLHVQCPKCQQDAIRETDTFDTFVESSWYYARFACKGQDNAMLDDRAKYWTPVDQYIGGIEHAVMHLLYARFFHKLMRDEGLLNSDEPFKALLTQGMVLKNGHKMSKSLGNIVDPNHLIETYGADTARLFVMFASPPEQSLEWSDSGVEGAHRFLKRLWAFCYQHRTNCCEINELMGENAHVNWQVCEPRLRKARFNVYQIVAQANHDYERQQFNTVVSGCMKLFNEISSYTLATEEDKCFIHNSISILLRLLAPITPHICHHLWQQLGFSKVIIDAPWPKVDKSALKTDEVEFVVQVNGKLRAQFTASTTSSEEDLIILAKENVGSFIEGKKILKSIVVPHRQLINLVVN
- the holA gene encoding DNA polymerase III subunit delta; translated protein: MLIKQQGLSHQLGHAHYAIYVLIGQEPYLLEISAQQIKNSWREKHPCDQKIIDITNAADWSQLLEEANSYSLFAEYVLLDVRYEKKNFEEAGKKALNNYLEHINSRSLILLRAANLPAKQLQWLSNHKDVLIVQSSALTPTALGAWVTQKLKEASISFEPGVAELIHRYAQGNMLACAQTVDKLRLMNTKEVLTVKSLQEHLIDQCEFQTYELTEACLQGNYAQAIHILRWASKNKTEPTLLLWLLTQEIRVLIELHSLINAAYDFKSACAQLKIWPQRQGNYQRLVARLSLQTLYAQLELCKKIDDQIKTSQGSLIWIHLEKLILEIAKGQGGSCSV